A window from Bos indicus isolate NIAB-ARS_2022 breed Sahiwal x Tharparkar chromosome 1, NIAB-ARS_B.indTharparkar_mat_pri_1.0, whole genome shotgun sequence encodes these proteins:
- the DPPA4 gene encoding developmental pluripotency-associated protein 4 has translation MESRNKENNSTEKSEERMSCRLTSVEAEKGQGTSGEAEIAKNSAKGTKRKRDTKNSTACRPGDMSQRCDCVKPPKTPTQIPIPPLPAVLPPVNLVHRDVIRAWCQQLKLSTKGPKLDGYKRLCEYAYPHQKNIPATAQEARILSLSKRIKIEKGELPLECSVERTSSEGAAPPARGPPALEGAPPPLEAVVSTSAPDSEAVFAAWSRMTARAVKTESVRSQETCEVQWCVVHGRSLPANTEGWVRLQFHAGQAWVPGKRRRVSAFFLIPSGDFPPPHLEDNMLCPECVHRNKVLTKSLQ, from the exons ATGGAGAGCAGAAACAAGGAG AACAACTCCACAGAGAAATCTGAAGAACGTATGAGTTGCAGACTTACATCAGTAGAAGCTGAAAAGGGACAGGGAACTTCTGGTGAAGCAGAGATAGCAAAAAATTCAGCAAAGGggaccaaaagaaaaagagatacaaaaaACAGCACAG CTTGCCGTCCAGGAGACATGTCACAGCGTTGTGACTGTGTGAAACCTCCGAAGACACCGACGCAGATCCCCATCCCCCCTCTACCTGCTGTCCTGCCGCCTGTCAACCTGGTCCATAGGGACGTCATTCGTGCTTGGTGCCAGCAGttaaaactgagcaccaaaggcCCG AAACTAGATGGATATAAACGACTCTGTGAATATGCTTACCCTCATCAAAAA AACATTCCTGCCACAGCACAGGAGGCCAGGATCCTGTCACTATCGAAAAGGATAAAGATAGAAAAGGGGGAACTACCACTGGAATGCTCTGTTGAGAGAACGTCTTCTGAAGGGGCTGCTCCTCCTGCACGGGGGCCGCCTGCCCTTGAGGGAGCTCCTCCGCCTCTTGAGGCAGTTGTATCAACTTCTGCCCCCGACTCGGAAGCTGTGTTTGCCGCCTGGAGCAGAATGACAGCCAGGGCCGTGAAGACGGAGTCAGTGCGATCGCAAGAGACTTGTG aggtccAGTGGTGTGTGGTCCACGGGAGAAGTCTCCCAGCTAACACAGAAGGCTGGGTTCGTTTACAGTTTCATGCTGGGCAGGCCTGGGTGCCTGGAAAACGAAGGAGGGTATCTGCATTCTTCCTGATACCATCTGGTGACTTTCCACCCCCACACCTGGAGGACAATATGCTGTGCCCTGAGTGTGTACACAG GAATAAAGTATTAACAAAAAGCCTGCAGTGA